A single Primulina eburnea isolate SZY01 chromosome 11, ASM2296580v1, whole genome shotgun sequence DNA region contains:
- the LOC140805085 gene encoding uncharacterized protein isoform X2, which produces MSSSAVYGNPQFIIVKLPKSRRRSLIRVNIGGFRRWESSGFCFSASFSCQKPSSKLKFLAKAAASASSFPPVSGAGAGYWEQLIGAKPNKKTQRIAGTDQEEIEDPTLLADPDSCFCEFNGVLFHHKICDFEFPSLKTLEEGTSSERVSFPLIMLHGFGSSVFSWSRVMKPLAQIMGSKVLAFDRPAFGLTSRANAIKHSSMYNKDGTPLNPYSMIFSVLATLFFINFLAAEKVILVGHSGGSLVAVDTYFEAPERVAALILVAPAIVAPFFKRNVRKYDHAGIDSHMKGNNSNSTTPVTLFLILCNILVKFTKYIADTIASIVKWMGVMVNFLCKKALSAFLRSSVGVMLIRIVINKFGIPAIRASWCDPNQVSDTVLRGYTKPLTIKGWDKALVEYTVAVLTDETSNQKPPLAERLNNISCPGFKY; this is translated from the exons ATGAGTTCAAGTGCAGTGTATGGTAATCCTCAGTTTATCATTGTTAAGCTCCCAAAATCGCGACGAAGATCGCTGATCAGAGTAAATATCGGGGGATTTCGGAGATGGGAATCATCTGGTTTTTGTTTTTCTGCGTCTTTTTCCTGCCAAAAACCCAGCTCGAAACTGAAGTTTCTCGCAAAAGCCGCTGCCTCTGCTTCTTCTTTTCCTCCGGTCAGCGGCGCCGGCGCCGGATATTGGG AGCAACTGATTGGAGCAAAACCAAATAAAAAAACACAAAGAATAGCTGGCACGGATCAGGAGGAAATAGAAGATCCAACACTTTTAGCTGATCCGGATAGTTGTTTCTGTGAATTTAATGGGGTACTGTTCCACCACAAAATTTGTGATTTTGAGTTTCCCTCTTTAAAAACATTAGAAGAAGGGACAAGTAGTGAAAGGGTCAGTTTTCCTTTGATTATGTTACATGGGTTCGGATCCTCAGTTTTTTCTTGGAGTCGAGTAATGAAACCTTTAGCCCAGATCATGGGATCGAAGGTTCTCGCCTTTGATAGACCAGCTTTTGGATTGACATCAAGGGCAAATGCTATCAAGCATTCATCTATGTATAACAAAGATGGGACACCTTTAAATCCTTACTCAATGATATTCTCCGTGTTGGCGACACTCTTCTTCATCAATTTCTTAGCTGCTGAGAAGGTCATTCTTGTGGG GCACTCTGGTGGTTCCCTTGTTGCTGTAGATACATATTTTGAGGCACCAGAGCGTGTAGCTGCTCTAATCCTTGTTGCCCCAGCCATTGTTGCACCATTTTTCAAGAGGAATGTTAGAAAATATGATCATGCTGGGATAGATAGCCACATGAAGGGAAACAACTCAAATTCAACAACTCCAGTGACTCTATTTCTAATTCTTTGCAATATTTTAGTAAAGTTTACTAAATACATTGCTGACACAATTGCGAGCATTGTAAAATGGATGGGAGTCATGGTAAATTTTCTGTGTAAGAAAGCTCTTTCAGCATTCCTGCGCTCTTCAGTCGGCGTGATGTTG ATAAGGATCGTAATCAATAAATTTGGAATACCTGCCATTCGAGCTTCATGGTGTGATCCAAATCAAGTTTCTGACACTGTTTTACGGGGCTATACAAAG CCGCTGACAATTAAGGGCTGGGACAAGGCTCTGGTGGAATACACAGTGGCTGTGCTAACAGATGAGACATCTAATCAAAAGCCGCCACTGGCGGAAAGATTGAATAACATCTCCTGTCCAggttttaaa